The Microtus pennsylvanicus isolate mMicPen1 chromosome 5, mMicPen1.hap1, whole genome shotgun sequence DNA segment TGATGAAATGAGCAAGCACTACCACCGCAGTTATTCCTGTCCTCATCATTCCCACAGGGCACGAGCAGATAGGAATCCAACAGAAGTAAGGCATGAGTAGGACATCACTCCCAGGTGGCATTGTTGAAAATGACAGGGCAAAGTTAACTCTGACCAGTGAAACAGACATCGGTCTGGGTTGTCCCTTAAAATCTCGCCAACAAAAAAGAATAGCATTTAGGAGACAAGCGATAAGACCCCAGGCTAAGAAAGTCAACAGGGTCTCAAAAAAGACATTTCCTCAAAGAAAACGAAACTAGGGAGCTGTCCTAAGAATTATTCAAGCACGACTACTGAGTGAATGGTGTTTAGCCCAAGTTTAACAGACACCACGCCCGCCTCTCAACATCCCGCAAAGCCAGAGCATACCCCTTTGCAATCTCAAAACTTATAAAACTGCTGGGCCCTGTGGCACCAACTTGGCAAGTAAAAACTACCTGGGGGGAGGCCTCATAACAAAAGCCCCCTTccacatgcaaaaataaaatcagggCTTCCAGCTGGTAAGATGTAAGACTGAACacaaagttggggggggggggagacccaGAGGGTTGGAAAACACAAAACTATCAAGGATAACCCACCAAATATTGAAAAGCCAAATGGGTTTGGAAAAGGCCCCTCTGGTACCCACAAGCAGATCCATGACAGAATACTAATAAAGACTGCAACCCGAGAAACGACCAAGGGCCCCGTTACCTTCCGCTTGGGAGCATTCGTAAGGAGGAAACCCCGGGGAGGCCTTGGGGCTTTAGCCCCCACCTTTTCCCTCTTCCCGGGATCTGACCGATGtgtggagaggaagtgggaaagtGGCGAAATCTTCCCTGCTCCATGGTCCGGCTGGTGCCCGTCACTTCCCAATTTCAGTTTAGTAGCAAATCCTTGCAACCAGGAAAATGCACCCCTGCCCCAACCCGAGACACTCGCAAGTCTCTGGCGCGACTCCAGGCCCGCGGCTTCGCCTAGCAGTGGCCACTGCACCCGCCCAGAGCCGACTCCTCCCACTTGATGAATGTTGTTGCCTGGACCGCAGGGGAGGGTGGCGGTACCCAACTGGCCCCCAACACCTTAGGCCCCGCTCCCGCGCACTTCCCCACCGTTCCCAACCGCAAGGACCAACCCCCCCGGGTAAGGGGCGTGGCTAATAGGCTGAGTGCACCGCGCGCGTCCCCTCCCCAAGCGCGCTCCCGCGTTACCTTTAACCACGTCACACTCGATGACGCGTCCACGGCGCTCAAAGAGGCTGCGCAATTCCTGGCTTGTGCATGCAGCCGACACATTGCCCACGAAAATCTTCCAAGTGTTCAAGGGCCTTGGGCGCGACATCTCCACCACGAGCGCGCGACCTGGACGCAGCTCGTGGCCATGCAGGGCCTCGATGGCGCGCACCGCGCCAGCGTTCTCGCGCATGTGCACGAAGGCAAACTGTTTCATGACGGCGCAGCTCATGACCGTGCCGTAGGGCGCGAAGAGGGCTGCCAGCTCCTCCGGCGTCGTATCCGCCCCGTCGACATTGCCCACAAAGATCTTCATCTTGACGCCGCAGCCGCCTTCCCGGAGAGACGGGAGCTCTCCTACAGCGACAGGCAAAACGTCCGAACGACCCGCAGTCCTCCTCTGGAATGGCTGGCGACCGAGAACCCCGCCGCGCAGGCGCTCTAACCTAGCCAATTGGAGACTGCATCCCGCGCCTACAGCAGCCAATCAAAGAGGTTGAGAGAAGATGCCCTTTGACGCAGCCAATCCCAAAGGGCCTGGAGCCCGCTGGTTCTCGCAGGGGTGGAAAAGGCACGGAGGCGCGCGACCAACCGCCGCCGCCGCGccggggggaggggaaaggagggctgGCGGCGAGGGAGCGCGCTCAGGCTGAGTCG contains these protein-coding regions:
- the Rbm14 gene encoding RNA-binding protein 14 isoform X5 produces the protein MKIFVGNVDGADTTPEELAALFAPYGTVMSCAVMKQFAFVHMRENAGAVRAIEALHGHELRPGRALVVEMSRPRPLNTWKIFVGNVSAACTSQELRSLFERRGRVIECDVVKGNWRSR